One Sediminicola sp. YIK13 DNA segment encodes these proteins:
- a CDS encoding pyridoxal phosphate-dependent decarboxylase family protein, producing MNSDEFRKQAHLMVDWMADYLEHVEDYPVKSQVAPRTIYDQINSAIPKLGEDMEHIFNDFKEIIIPGITHWQNPNFFAYFQANTSPPSILAEMLTATLGVQGMKWETSPAATELEERMMEWLGDGIGIPKLWAGVIQDSASMATLSAILTARERLSKYQINEKGFEGYTKLRVYCSDQTHSSIEKGAKIAGVGKSNVIKIPTNDQLEMRSDLLRQQIESDIKQGYQPLCIVAALGTTGTMAMDPLEEIGMLAEKHNIWLHVDAAYAGAAFLLPEHQSLMKGIEKADSFVFNPHKWLFTNYDCTAFFVKDKKGLLNTFSILPEYLKTASDGLVNNYCDWGIPLGRRFRSLKLWFVMRHYGLEGLQKMLRLHIALAEWLEAELKKKPTFEMVVPRSMNLICFRYMPEGVEDQEQLNTINEQLLQSLNASGELYLTHTKIDGKYTLRMSIGQTNVTQTHLENAWKNIQELAHGIVINE from the coding sequence ATGAACTCGGACGAATTTCGCAAACAAGCCCATCTTATGGTAGATTGGATGGCAGATTATTTGGAGCATGTGGAAGACTACCCCGTAAAATCACAGGTAGCGCCAAGAACAATCTATGACCAGATTAATTCAGCTATCCCAAAGCTAGGCGAGGACATGGAACATATTTTTAATGATTTCAAAGAGATCATAATACCTGGAATTACGCACTGGCAGAACCCCAACTTTTTCGCCTACTTTCAGGCCAATACGAGTCCGCCTTCCATCCTGGCAGAAATGTTGACCGCAACCTTGGGAGTCCAGGGGATGAAGTGGGAAACCTCCCCGGCAGCCACGGAATTGGAGGAGAGGATGATGGAATGGTTGGGAGACGGTATAGGGATACCCAAACTATGGGCGGGGGTGATCCAAGATTCTGCATCCATGGCGACATTATCTGCAATCCTTACAGCCAGAGAGCGACTTTCCAAATATCAGATCAATGAAAAGGGATTTGAGGGGTACACCAAATTACGGGTGTACTGCTCGGACCAGACCCATTCCTCCATAGAAAAGGGAGCTAAAATAGCCGGAGTAGGGAAAAGTAATGTGATCAAGATCCCCACCAACGACCAATTGGAAATGCGCTCCGATCTTCTAAGGCAACAAATAGAAAGTGATATCAAGCAGGGCTACCAACCCCTTTGTATTGTTGCTGCCTTAGGGACAACAGGTACCATGGCCATGGATCCCTTGGAAGAAATAGGAATGCTGGCTGAAAAGCACAACATTTGGTTGCACGTAGATGCGGCCTATGCCGGAGCCGCCTTTTTGCTCCCGGAACACCAGAGCCTGATGAAAGGGATTGAAAAAGCGGATAGTTTTGTTTTTAACCCACATAAATGGCTCTTTACCAATTATGATTGTACGGCCTTTTTTGTAAAGGACAAGAAGGGGCTCCTGAATACCTTTTCTATCTTGCCGGAATATTTGAAAACGGCTTCAGACGGACTGGTGAACAATTATTGCGATTGGGGCATTCCCCTGGGAAGGCGTTTCAGGTCTTTGAAATTATGGTTTGTGATGCGGCATTACGGGCTTGAGGGGCTACAAAAGATGCTGCGATTGCATATAGCATTAGCAGAATGGCTGGAGGCCGAGCTAAAAAAGAAGCCTACATTTGAAATGGTGGTGCCCCGTAGTATGAACCTGATCTGTTTTAGATACATGCCAGAGGGAGTAGAAGACCAAGAACAACTTAATACCATTAATGAGCAATTGCTGCAAAGTTTGAATGCCTCGGGCGAACTCTATCTGACACATACCAAGATTGATGGGAAATATACCCTTCGCATGTCCATTGGGCAGACCAATGTGACGCAAACCCATTTGGAAAATGCTTGGAAAAACATTCAAGAATTGGCTCATGGTATAGTAATTAATGAGTGA
- a CDS encoding zinc-dependent alcohol dehydrogenase family protein, whose translation MRAAVFEKFQGPITIQNVSDPTPKNHGVVIQVKATGLCRSDWHGWMGHDTDIILPHVPGHELAGTIAAVGKEVLHFKVGDKVTVPFVCGCGTCGQCISGNHQVCDHQSQPGFTHWGSFAEYVALDYADINLVKIPEEINDITAATLGCRFITSFRAVVEQGKVTGGQYVVVHGCGGVGLSAIMIANALGAQVIAVDINDRTLEFAMEMGAIATVNATKNKEVVEQIKALTKGGAHVSLDALGSQTTCFNSIANLRKRGKHIQVGLMTGDHRHPKVPMDKVLANELEIIGSHGMQAFKYPEMLDMIKNGKLHPEKLIESTITLQEAAIALPHMNKFEHKGVMVINSF comes from the coding sequence ATGAGAGCAGCCGTTTTTGAAAAGTTCCAAGGCCCAATCACCATACAAAATGTGTCAGATCCCACACCAAAAAATCATGGGGTAGTGATCCAGGTAAAAGCAACGGGTTTGTGCCGAAGCGACTGGCATGGGTGGATGGGGCACGACACAGATATTATTTTGCCCCATGTGCCTGGTCATGAATTGGCAGGAACTATTGCGGCTGTCGGCAAAGAAGTACTACATTTTAAGGTGGGGGATAAGGTAACCGTTCCCTTTGTTTGTGGCTGTGGCACTTGTGGCCAATGTATTTCTGGGAACCATCAGGTTTGTGACCATCAATCCCAACCAGGATTTACGCACTGGGGCTCCTTTGCCGAATATGTTGCTTTGGACTATGCCGATATAAACCTTGTGAAAATTCCCGAGGAGATCAATGACATCACCGCCGCAACCCTTGGTTGTAGGTTTATTACTTCCTTTAGGGCTGTTGTGGAACAAGGCAAGGTCACTGGAGGGCAGTACGTGGTTGTCCATGGCTGTGGCGGGGTTGGCCTTTCCGCCATTATGATCGCCAATGCTCTTGGGGCACAGGTAATAGCTGTGGACATTAATGACAGGACGTTGGAGTTTGCCATGGAAATGGGTGCCATTGCCACAGTCAATGCCACCAAAAATAAAGAGGTCGTAGAACAGATCAAAGCCTTGACCAAGGGTGGTGCCCATGTTTCATTGGATGCCCTTGGAAGCCAGACTACCTGTTTTAACTCCATTGCCAACCTAAGAAAAAGAGGGAAACACATACAGGTGGGATTGATGACAGGAGACCATAGGCATCCAAAAGTACCCATGGACAAAGTCCTGGCCAATGAACTGGAAATTATAGGGAGTCACGGCATGCAGGCTTTTAAATATCCTGAGATGTTGGACATGATCAAGAACGGAAAATTACATCCCGAAAAACTCATTGAAAGTACCATTACGCTTCAGGAAGCCGCCATTGCCCTACCTCATATGAACAAATTTGAACACAAAGGGGTCATGGTGATCAATTCGTTTTAA
- a CDS encoding helix-turn-helix domain-containing protein: protein METKNIAEGSFEEVFIEDGFYVLKIQNDAPHIQKVTRQIDSSFIQFHFCLKGGAKFIFNDGRYALDVSEENSLLLYNTQMDLPLNLELNPNSWLVSVVMTIRKFHSLFSKEANYIPFLSAENKDKKYYTQEGVTPAIAVILSQVMNYHLHPSIKELYIKGKIYELIALYFNRSEDADVEQCPFLVDEDNIKRIRKAKEIIITRMAEPPSLAELSEEIGLSLKKLKEGFKQIYGDSVYSFLFDYKMEYSRKMLESGMHNVNEVGLKVGYSTASHFIAAFKKKYGTTPKKYLMSLANG, encoded by the coding sequence ATGGAAACAAAAAATATCGCTGAAGGTTCTTTCGAGGAGGTTTTTATTGAAGATGGGTTTTATGTGCTTAAAATTCAGAATGATGCCCCTCATATTCAAAAGGTGACCCGACAGATTGATAGCTCTTTTATTCAGTTTCATTTCTGTTTAAAGGGGGGTGCCAAATTCATTTTCAATGATGGGCGCTATGCCCTGGACGTATCCGAGGAAAACTCCCTGTTGTTGTACAATACTCAGATGGACCTGCCTTTGAACCTGGAGCTCAACCCTAATTCCTGGTTGGTGTCTGTGGTGATGACCATTCGGAAATTCCATTCCCTTTTTTCCAAAGAGGCCAATTATATCCCCTTCCTGAGTGCGGAGAACAAGGATAAAAAATACTACACCCAGGAAGGCGTTACGCCTGCGATTGCCGTTATCCTCAGCCAGGTCATGAATTACCATTTGCACCCTTCCATAAAGGAGTTGTATATCAAAGGAAAGATCTACGAGCTTATTGCTCTATACTTTAACCGAAGTGAGGATGCGGACGTGGAGCAGTGTCCGTTTTTAGTGGATGAGGACAATATAAAACGGATTCGCAAGGCCAAGGAAATAATTATCACCCGGATGGCAGAACCCCCATCCCTTGCAGAACTCTCGGAAGAAATAGGACTCAGCCTTAAAAAATTAAAGGAAGGCTTCAAGCAGATCTATGGGGACAGCGTCTATAGCTTCTTGTTCGATTATAAAATGGAGTACTCCCGCAAGATGCTCGAATCTGGCATGCACAATGTCAATGAAGTGGGTCTCAAAGTAGGGTACAGTACTGCCAGCCACTTTATCGCTGCCTTTAAGAAAAAGTATGGCACCACGCCCAAGAAATACCTAATGTCCTTGGCCAACGGCTAG
- the hemA gene encoding glutamyl-tRNA reductase, translating to MKNYHISKHNSFYTIGLNYKKADAEVRGKFSLEEEAMENLLRQAKDQDIDGLLVTSTCNRTELHGFAQHPFQLIKLLCDNTNGTVEEFQEVAYVYKNNDAISHLFRVGTGLDSQILGDFEIISQLKQSFNRSKRLEIANPFLERLCNSVIQASKRIKNETEISSGATSVAFASVQYIMNNVANVSEKNILLFGTGKIGRNTCENLIKHTKNTHITLINRTKNKAEKIAGKFNLLVKDYGDLQTEIRNTDVLVVATGAQSPTISKELIYTKKPLLILDLSIPKNVSDDVAALDNVTVVHLDDLSQMTDKTLERRKQFIPQAENIIDETKDDFIKWLETRKFAPVIKALKKKLKTMKEEELDFQSKKLSDYNSIQAEIISDRIIQKITTRFANHLKGDDTDADISLDLIQKVFQLEIESK from the coding sequence ATGAAGAATTACCATATTTCCAAACATAACTCTTTTTATACCATAGGCCTGAACTACAAAAAGGCGGACGCCGAGGTACGTGGGAAGTTTAGTTTGGAAGAGGAAGCCATGGAAAATTTATTGAGGCAGGCCAAGGACCAGGACATTGATGGTCTTTTGGTGACGTCTACGTGTAACCGTACGGAACTACACGGTTTTGCCCAGCACCCTTTTCAATTGATCAAATTACTTTGCGATAATACCAATGGCACCGTGGAAGAGTTCCAAGAGGTTGCCTATGTATATAAGAACAATGATGCTATCAGCCATTTGTTCCGAGTGGGCACAGGCTTGGATAGTCAGATCTTGGGCGATTTTGAGATTATCAGTCAATTAAAACAAAGCTTTAACCGCTCCAAGCGTCTCGAGATTGCAAATCCGTTTTTGGAACGTTTGTGCAATTCGGTCATTCAGGCCAGCAAGCGTATCAAAAACGAAACAGAGATTTCTTCAGGCGCCACCTCTGTTGCCTTTGCTTCGGTACAGTATATCATGAACAATGTGGCCAATGTTTCAGAAAAGAACATTTTACTTTTCGGAACGGGCAAAATTGGACGTAATACCTGTGAAAACTTAATAAAACACACAAAAAATACCCACATAACCCTTATCAACCGCACCAAGAACAAGGCCGAAAAAATTGCCGGTAAGTTCAATTTGTTGGTAAAGGATTATGGGGATCTACAAACAGAGATCCGCAATACAGATGTATTGGTCGTAGCCACGGGGGCACAATCACCTACCATTTCCAAGGAATTGATCTACACCAAAAAACCGTTGTTGATCTTGGACCTTTCCATTCCCAAGAATGTTTCTGACGATGTTGCTGCCCTGGACAATGTTACCGTAGTTCATTTGGATGACCTATCCCAAATGACGGATAAAACCTTGGAACGAAGAAAGCAGTTTATCCCACAGGCAGAAAACATTATTGATGAAACAAAGGATGATTTCATCAAATGGTTGGAGACCAGAAAATTTGCTCCGGTCATCAAGGCCTTGAAAAAGAAATTAAAAACAATGAAGGAGGAAGAACTGGATTTCCAGAGCAAAAAACTCTCCGATTATAATTCTATTCAGGCCGAGATCATATCTGACCGAATCATTCAAAAAATCACCACCCGTTTTGCCAACCACCTAAAAGGGGATGATACCGATGCCGATATCAGCCTGGATCTGATCCAAAAGGTCTTTCAATTAGAAATAGAGTCCAAATGA
- the hemC gene encoding hydroxymethylbilane synthase produces MSKVIRIGTRDSELALWQANTVKDKLTALGYESVLLPVKSQGDILLDIPLYELGITGIFTKTLDIAMINGTIDIAVHSMKDVPTALPKGMVQAAVLERARTEDILVHKGLDFLETTGTIATGSLRRKAQWLNKYPSHNVVDLRGNVNTRLQKLTNSSWNGAIFAAAGLERINLLPEHFFKLDWMVPAPAQGAMVVASMEKDSYCREALDKLNHTQTEICTTVEREFLKTLEGGCTAPIGALATIKEDVLDFKGVLFSLDGSQKLEIEKSIPLAQVADFGKSCAQDILQNGGSQLMATIKKEMTN; encoded by the coding sequence ATGAGTAAAGTAATACGCATTGGAACGCGCGATAGTGAATTGGCACTATGGCAGGCAAATACTGTTAAGGACAAACTTACCGCTTTAGGGTATGAATCTGTACTCCTACCCGTAAAATCGCAGGGCGATATCCTTTTGGACATACCCTTATATGAATTGGGAATCACCGGCATTTTTACGAAGACATTGGATATTGCCATGATCAATGGCACTATAGATATTGCGGTTCACTCCATGAAGGATGTGCCTACCGCCCTCCCAAAGGGCATGGTACAGGCAGCAGTTTTGGAACGCGCCAGAACCGAGGATATTTTGGTGCACAAGGGGCTCGACTTTTTAGAGACCACAGGAACAATTGCCACAGGAAGCTTAAGGCGTAAAGCGCAATGGCTCAATAAATACCCATCCCATAACGTAGTTGATCTCAGGGGCAATGTGAACACCCGTTTACAAAAGCTAACGAACAGTTCCTGGAACGGCGCTATTTTTGCCGCGGCAGGACTGGAGCGCATCAACCTGTTACCAGAACATTTTTTCAAATTGGATTGGATGGTCCCAGCCCCGGCACAAGGAGCCATGGTAGTGGCTTCCATGGAAAAAGATTCCTATTGCAGGGAGGCATTGGACAAACTTAACCACACCCAAACAGAAATCTGCACCACTGTTGAAAGGGAGTTTTTAAAAACACTCGAAGGCGGCTGTACGGCACCAATTGGAGCCTTGGCGACCATAAAGGAAGATGTTCTAGACTTTAAAGGGGTCCTGTTTTCTTTGGATGGGTCTCAAAAATTAGAAATAGAAAAAAGTATTCCCCTTGCACAGGTAGCTGATTTTGGAAAAAGCTGTGCCCAGGATATATTGCAAAATGGGGGATCCCAACTGATGGCTACCATAAAGAAAGAGATGACTAACTAA
- a CDS encoding uroporphyrinogen-III synthase: MKTILSTKILSLAQKERLLNAGIAVVSYDAINIEFADFSMDTSFQNLIFTSQNAVIPFLQNISREKNVDISLLKCYCVGEKTAALLEENGLNVVEIANYGVELAEKLIKTHKNESFLFFCGNLRRDELPDRLRENNIPCKEITAYATRLNPKKFDRHFDGVLFFSPSGVESYLTANTIGNSTAFCIGTTTAAAVEAMTDKIVIANKPTIENVLVQVIKTFNNRPLESA; this comes from the coding sequence ATGAAGACAATACTTTCCACAAAAATCCTGTCCCTTGCACAAAAGGAACGTCTGCTGAACGCTGGGATTGCCGTGGTCTCGTATGATGCCATTAACATAGAGTTCGCTGATTTCTCCATGGACACCAGTTTCCAAAATCTTATTTTCACCAGTCAGAATGCGGTTATACCCTTTCTACAAAACATCAGCAGGGAGAAAAATGTGGATATCTCGCTTTTGAAGTGCTATTGTGTGGGTGAAAAAACAGCAGCTCTTTTGGAAGAAAATGGGCTAAACGTGGTTGAAATAGCCAATTATGGCGTAGAATTGGCTGAAAAACTGATCAAAACGCACAAAAACGAATCTTTTTTATTTTTCTGTGGCAATCTAAGGCGAGATGAGCTGCCAGATCGCTTGCGTGAGAACAATATCCCTTGTAAAGAGATCACGGCCTATGCCACCAGACTGAACCCCAAAAAATTCGACCGTCATTTTGATGGGGTATTATTTTTTAGTCCGTCTGGCGTAGAAAGTTACCTGACGGCAAATACCATAGGAAACAGTACAGCTTTTTGCATCGGCACCACAACGGCAGCAGCGGTAGAAGCAATGACAGATAAAATAGTCATAGCAAATAAACCAACCATAGAAAACGTGTTGGTACAAGTAATAAAAACATTTAATAATAGGCCCTTGGAGAGCGCTTAG
- the hemE gene encoding uroporphyrinogen decarboxylase, translated as MSIKNDLFLRALKGETVERPPVWMMRQAGRYLPEFMALKDKYDFFTRCETPELASEITVQPIRRYGMDAAILFSDILVIPQAMNIDVEMKPNFGPYLPNPIRSQKDLDRVIVPDIQDSLGYVMEAIKMTKEKLNDDIPLIGFAGSPWTILCYCVQGQGSKNFDKAKELCFTQPVVAHALLQKITDTTIAYLKAKVAAGVNAVQVFDSWGGMLSPTDYQEFSWQYIQQIIDALKDEIPVIAFGKGCWFALKEMSTSGASALGVDWTCSPQNARYLSGGKITLQGNFDPSRLFSPPAEIKKMVTQMINEFGKDRYIANLGHGILPNIPLENAKAFVDAVKEYKV; from the coding sequence ATGAGCATAAAAAACGACTTATTCTTAAGAGCTTTAAAAGGAGAAACAGTAGAAAGGCCTCCGGTTTGGATGATGCGCCAAGCAGGACGCTACTTGCCAGAATTTATGGCCCTGAAAGATAAATATGATTTCTTCACTCGTTGTGAAACTCCAGAATTGGCCTCTGAAATTACGGTTCAGCCCATACGCAGGTATGGTATGGATGCCGCTATTCTCTTTTCGGATATTTTGGTGATTCCTCAAGCCATGAATATTGATGTGGAAATGAAGCCCAATTTTGGACCTTATTTGCCAAATCCCATTCGCTCCCAAAAAGATTTGGATCGCGTGATCGTTCCAGACATCCAAGATTCTTTGGGTTATGTCATGGAAGCCATTAAAATGACCAAAGAAAAACTGAACGATGATATTCCATTGATCGGTTTTGCGGGATCTCCATGGACCATACTTTGTTATTGCGTACAGGGACAAGGGAGCAAAAATTTTGACAAAGCCAAAGAGCTTTGTTTCACCCAGCCGGTTGTTGCCCATGCCCTTTTGCAAAAAATAACAGATACCACCATTGCCTATTTAAAGGCAAAAGTGGCTGCAGGAGTTAATGCGGTACAGGTATTCGATTCTTGGGGAGGTATGTTGTCACCAACCGACTACCAGGAATTTTCTTGGCAATACATACAGCAGATCATTGATGCCCTAAAGGATGAAATTCCGGTCATCGCCTTTGGAAAAGGTTGTTGGTTCGCTTTAAAGGAAATGTCCACTTCTGGTGCATCGGCCTTAGGGGTAGACTGGACCTGTTCCCCTCAAAACGCACGCTATTTGAGTGGTGGAAAAATTACCCTTCAAGGTAATTTTGACCCATCCAGATTATTTTCACCCCCAGCGGAAATTAAAAAGATGGTAACGCAAATGATCAATGAGTTCGGGAAGGATAGATATATTGCCAACCTGGGCCATGGAATATTACCGAACATTCCTTTGGAAAATGCCAAGGCCTTTGTAGATGCCGTAAAGGAATATAAGGTGTAA
- a CDS encoding DUF6973 domain-containing protein gives MKPRDVWSLFKLLLSFPLFAYPTLKATFKCIRLSNKYFGKRHHTNNAANAFRHALWNYLIVVECKKWTREEHKAIQWAELITDWHEEFSPNKDLARAMDLHNNQVGRNMFKVHGDTSTEKGIDLLKELVPQSRKINDVEDLRNYTDRLVHLKN, from the coding sequence GTGAAACCCAGAGATGTTTGGAGCCTTTTCAAACTACTTCTTAGTTTCCCATTGTTTGCCTACCCCACCCTTAAAGCCACGTTTAAGTGTATACGTCTCTCCAACAAATATTTCGGGAAGAGACACCATACCAATAACGCGGCAAATGCTTTTAGACATGCACTTTGGAACTATTTAATAGTTGTAGAATGTAAGAAATGGACCAGGGAAGAACATAAAGCCATTCAATGGGCGGAATTGATCACCGACTGGCATGAGGAATTTTCGCCGAACAAGGATCTGGCCAGGGCCATGGACCTTCACAATAACCAAGTGGGCAGAAATATGTTTAAAGTCCACGGTGATACATCAACTGAAAAAGGAATTGACTTGTTAAAGGAGCTGGTTCCACAATCAAGAAAGATAAACGACGTAGAGGATTTGAGAAATTATACCGATCGTCTTGTTCATTTAAAAAATTAA
- the hemF gene encoding oxygen-dependent coproporphyrinogen oxidase, translating into MKDKFYAYILQLQDTITSKLAAVDGLASFKEDIWERPEGGGGRTRVIENGNVFEKGGVNISGVHGELPKSMQDYFGVKDANFFACGLSLVLHPKNPMVPTVHANWRYFEMYDQDGNIVDQWFGGGQDLTPYYLFDEDAAHFHDICKRACDVHNPNFHDTYKKKCDDYFWNAHRGEARGVGGLFFDYCKTTADMNMEDWYNFVTEVGNSFLEAYVPIVTKRKDLPFTKEQRDWQEIRRGRYVEFNLVHDKGTLFGLKTNGRIESILMSLPPHVQWVYDHHPEKGSEEERLLEVLKSPKNWV; encoded by the coding sequence ATGAAGGATAAATTTTACGCCTATATACTTCAGCTCCAGGACACCATCACTTCAAAACTGGCAGCAGTAGATGGTCTGGCGTCTTTTAAGGAGGATATCTGGGAGCGTCCCGAAGGCGGTGGCGGTCGTACCCGCGTAATAGAAAACGGCAATGTTTTTGAAAAAGGCGGGGTTAATATCTCAGGGGTGCACGGAGAACTTCCAAAAAGTATGCAGGACTATTTTGGTGTTAAAGACGCCAATTTTTTTGCCTGTGGCCTGAGTTTGGTGCTTCACCCCAAGAATCCGATGGTCCCCACAGTTCACGCCAATTGGCGGTATTTTGAAATGTACGACCAGGATGGGAATATCGTTGACCAATGGTTTGGAGGAGGGCAGGACCTTACCCCCTATTATTTGTTTGATGAGGATGCTGCACATTTCCATGACATATGCAAAAGGGCCTGTGATGTCCACAACCCCAACTTCCACGACACCTATAAGAAAAAGTGCGATGACTATTTCTGGAATGCGCACAGAGGTGAGGCCAGAGGGGTAGGCGGACTCTTTTTTGATTATTGCAAGACCACAGCCGACATGAATATGGAAGACTGGTACAACTTTGTTACAGAGGTGGGAAATAGCTTTTTGGAGGCTTATGTGCCGATTGTCACAAAAAGAAAAGACCTTCCATTTACCAAAGAACAAAGAGATTGGCAAGAGATACGTCGCGGTCGCTATGTAGAATTCAATTTGGTACATGACAAGGGCACCTTATTTGGTCTAAAAACCAATGGTCGCATCGAAAGTATATTGATGAGCCTTCCGCCACATGTGCAATGGGTGTATGACCACCACCCAGAAAAAGGTAGTGAAGAAGAACGTTTACTAGAAGTTTTAAAATCACCCAAAAATTGGGTCTAA
- a CDS encoding YchJ family protein: MYCPCGNDKKYTDCCEISHQNISDAVTAEQLMRSRYTAFVLANGDYLMDSHHSSTRPIKEKKAIVNWAKSVNWIRLEIVETTQGSRKDSSGTVTFNAYFYKDGKVEVLHEKSAFERENGHWMYVGLAE, translated from the coding sequence ATGTACTGTCCTTGTGGAAACGATAAAAAATATACCGATTGTTGTGAAATATCACATCAAAACATTTCAGATGCAGTAACGGCAGAACAATTGATGCGATCCAGATATACCGCCTTTGTATTGGCCAATGGGGATTACCTGATGGATAGCCATCATTCCTCCACAAGACCTATAAAAGAAAAGAAGGCCATAGTAAACTGGGCAAAATCCGTGAACTGGATAAGGCTGGAAATAGTGGAGACCACACAAGGTTCCCGAAAAGATAGTTCAGGGACAGTAACCTTCAATGCCTATTTTTACAAAGACGGTAAAGTAGAGGTCCTACATGAAAAATCTGCCTTCGAACGGGAAAATGGCCATTGGATGTATGTTGGCCTGGCGGAATAA